A genomic segment from Burkholderia plantarii encodes:
- a CDS encoding protein-disulfide reductase DsbD family protein, whose translation MRILRWLARAALAAAALLAAASAAHAAESGWVGDARAQARLVTAADGVTGATLRAGLELRFPPGWHGYWRTPGDAGVAPHLDWSRSAGVVAADLAWPAPTRLVVEGLQNAVYTGDVVLPLTLRLREAHAPARLRLALDYATCSNVCVPEHADLALDLPAAAGATVAPSAQAASLDAAARALPGPPARAGFSVVSATLAAPSTNRSGAPHLQVRVRSTAGPFAAPDLFVEGAGSGLPAAPEVRLSDDRREARFDVGLPAAAGAARALGVTLVDRGRAARFEVDRARAGAAARGEAGRLSILLLALAGGLILNLMPCVLPVLSLKAFVLVKTASASRAATRRLAAASALGTVASFLLLALGLAALKLGGGAIGWGIQFQQPWFLATMSVATALFAASLFDWLPLGLPAVLADLAGAPATRGPLVEAFLSGAFATLLATPCSAPLVGTAVGFALARGPFDIVAVLLAMGIGMSSPFWAIAIAPSLAGWLPRPGAWMNRLRTGLGFLLLATTGWLLVLLSAVTGARIALAVALLLAALVGLRAIVSGLAPAAPRRWPRVLLVGLAVGAIVVAGLPDARRAPDAVGAGRAAEADVPAERAGWQRFDPQRIATLVAAGETVFVDVDATWCLTCKVNELTVLSQPAVRRALAAPHVVRMRADWSHVDPDIARYVTRFGRAGIPLDVVYGPNLPDGLALPELLRTDTVVEAIDRAGA comes from the coding sequence ATGCGTATCCTGCGTTGGCTCGCGCGCGCGGCGCTGGCGGCCGCGGCCTTGCTGGCGGCGGCGAGCGCCGCGCACGCAGCCGAGTCAGGCTGGGTGGGCGACGCGCGCGCGCAGGCACGGCTCGTCACCGCCGCCGACGGCGTGACGGGCGCGACGCTGCGCGCCGGCCTCGAATTGCGCTTTCCGCCCGGCTGGCACGGCTACTGGCGCACGCCCGGCGACGCGGGCGTCGCCCCGCATCTGGACTGGTCGCGCTCGGCCGGTGTCGTGGCGGCCGATCTCGCGTGGCCGGCGCCGACACGGCTCGTCGTCGAGGGGCTGCAGAACGCCGTCTACACCGGCGACGTCGTGCTGCCGCTGACGCTGCGGCTGCGCGAGGCGCACGCGCCGGCGCGGCTGCGGCTCGCGCTCGACTACGCGACCTGCTCGAACGTCTGCGTGCCCGAGCATGCCGATCTCGCGCTCGATCTGCCGGCCGCCGCCGGCGCGACGGTAGCGCCGTCGGCGCAGGCCGCGAGCCTCGACGCGGCGGCCCGCGCGCTGCCGGGGCCGCCCGCGCGGGCCGGGTTCTCGGTCGTCTCGGCCACGCTCGCGGCGCCCTCGACGAACCGCTCGGGCGCGCCGCATCTGCAGGTGCGGGTGCGCAGTACCGCCGGGCCGTTTGCCGCGCCGGACCTGTTCGTCGAGGGCGCGGGCAGCGGCCTGCCGGCCGCGCCCGAGGTGCGGCTGTCGGACGACCGGCGCGAGGCACGCTTCGACGTCGGGTTGCCGGCGGCGGCCGGTGCGGCGCGCGCGCTGGGCGTGACGCTGGTCGATCGCGGCCGCGCGGCCCGCTTCGAGGTCGATCGCGCGCGGGCCGGCGCGGCCGCGCGCGGCGAGGCGGGCCGGCTGTCGATCCTGCTGCTCGCGCTGGCCGGCGGCCTGATCCTGAACCTGATGCCGTGCGTGCTGCCGGTGCTGTCGTTGAAGGCGTTCGTGCTGGTCAAGACCGCGAGCGCCTCGCGCGCCGCCACGCGCCGGCTCGCCGCCGCGTCCGCGCTCGGCACCGTCGCGTCGTTCCTGCTGCTCGCGCTGGGGCTCGCGGCGCTGAAGCTCGGCGGCGGCGCGATCGGCTGGGGCATCCAGTTCCAGCAGCCCTGGTTTCTCGCGACCATGTCGGTCGCCACCGCGCTGTTCGCCGCGAGCCTGTTCGACTGGCTGCCGCTCGGCCTGCCCGCCGTGCTCGCCGATCTGGCCGGCGCTCCCGCCACGCGCGGGCCGCTCGTCGAGGCCTTCCTCTCCGGCGCGTTCGCGACGCTGCTCGCCACGCCGTGCTCGGCGCCGCTGGTCGGCACCGCGGTGGGCTTCGCGCTCGCGCGCGGCCCGTTCGACATCGTGGCGGTGCTGCTCGCGATGGGGATCGGCATGTCGTCGCCGTTCTGGGCGATCGCGATCGCGCCGTCGCTGGCCGGCTGGCTGCCGCGCCCCGGTGCGTGGATGAACCGGCTGCGCACGGGGCTCGGCTTCCTGCTGCTGGCCACCACCGGCTGGCTGCTGGTGCTGCTGTCGGCCGTCACCGGCGCGCGGATCGCGCTGGCGGTGGCGCTGCTGCTGGCGGCCCTGGTGGGCCTGCGCGCGATCGTGTCCGGGCTCGCCCCCGCCGCGCCGCGTCGTTGGCCGCGCGTGCTGCTGGTGGGGCTGGCGGTCGGCGCGATCGTCGTGGCCGGTCTGCCGGACGCGCGGCGCGCGCCCGATGCCGTGGGGGCCGGGCGCGCGGCGGAGGCGGATGTTCCGGCGGAGCGGGCCGGCTGGCAGCGGTTCGACCCGCAGCGCATCGCGACGCTGGTGGCGGCCGGCGAAACGGTGTTCGTCGACGTCGACGCGACCTGGTGCCTGACCTGCAAGGTCAACGAACTGACCGTGCTGAGCCAGCCCGCCGTGCGGCGCGCGCTCGCCGCCCCGCACGTGGTGCGCATGCGCGCCGACTGGAGTCACGTCGATCCGGACATCGCGCGCTACGTGACGCGCTTCGGCCGGGCGGGCATTCCGCTCGACGTGGTGTACGGGCCGAACCTGCCCGACGGCCTGGCGCTGCCGGAATTGCTGCGAACCGACACGGTGGTCGAGGCGATCGACCGCGCCGGCGCCTGA
- a CDS encoding DUF1223 domain-containing protein — MPFRSFPALCAGAAVLVASQAMAAAPRPVVVELFTSQGCSSCPPADRFLSELSDTRADVLPLAFHVTYWNQLGWKDPWSFDGATQRQARYGERFRDGSYTPEMVVDGTAAVVGSDRGAAEAAIDRARRAGVTAAAVSASRGGDAVAVSIGAGAGPARVLLVGYDARRATPVGRGENAGRTLTESNIVRGVMPIGEWHGAALTLHVALVEGERLAVLLEAPDGRIVGAARVADAAAPGAR, encoded by the coding sequence ATGCCGTTCCGTTCATTCCCCGCCCTGTGCGCGGGTGCCGCCGTGCTCGTCGCCTCGCAGGCGATGGCCGCCGCGCCGCGGCCCGTCGTCGTCGAGCTGTTCACGTCGCAGGGCTGCTCGTCCTGCCCGCCAGCCGACCGCTTCCTCTCCGAGCTCAGCGACACGCGCGCCGACGTGCTGCCGCTCGCGTTCCACGTCACGTACTGGAACCAGCTCGGCTGGAAGGATCCCTGGTCGTTCGATGGCGCGACGCAGCGCCAGGCGCGCTACGGCGAGCGCTTCCGGGACGGCTCGTATACGCCGGAGATGGTGGTCGACGGCACGGCCGCCGTGGTCGGCTCCGATCGCGGCGCCGCCGAGGCCGCGATCGACCGGGCCAGGCGCGCGGGCGTCACGGCCGCCGCCGTCAGCGCGAGCCGCGGCGGCGACGCGGTGGCGGTGTCGATCGGCGCGGGGGCCGGGCCGGCGCGCGTGCTGCTGGTGGGCTACGACGCGCGCCGCGCGACGCCGGTCGGGCGCGGCGAGAACGCCGGCCGGACCTTGACCGAGTCGAACATCGTGCGCGGCGTGATGCCGATCGGCGAGTGGCACGGCGCGGCGCTGACGCTGCATGTCGCGCTGGTCGAGGGCGAGCGCCTGGCGGTGCTGCTCGAGGCGCCGGACGGCCGGATCGTGGGGGCCGCGCGCGTCGCCGACGCCGCCGCGCCCGGCGCGCGCTGA